The following are encoded in a window of Ferribacterium limneticum genomic DNA:
- a CDS encoding M90 family metallopeptidase, whose translation MRRWLDKLRGKRVAEIPDALWASTVAALPFLDDLTVNEKKELKMKAEAFLAEKEFSTAGGLDLTDEICVSIAAQGCLPILNLGLAAYREWVGIVVYPDEFVVPRRIEDESGVVHEYDDVLSGEAWDGGPLIISWHDVQMAGDGYNVVIHEFAHKLDMLNGEPDGMPALHSGITETEWQAKFADAYDNFCQRVDSGEDTPIDPYASTDLAEFFAVLSESFFDVPDVVAEEYPAIYGLLCRYYRQDPLTRQLNSRPDH comes from the coding sequence ATGAGGCGTTGGCTCGACAAACTGCGCGGCAAGAGGGTGGCGGAGATTCCCGACGCCTTGTGGGCGAGCACCGTCGCTGCCCTGCCCTTTCTCGACGATCTCACGGTCAACGAGAAAAAAGAGCTAAAAATGAAAGCCGAAGCGTTTCTCGCCGAGAAGGAATTCAGCACCGCCGGCGGCCTCGATCTGACCGACGAAATCTGCGTTTCGATCGCCGCCCAGGGCTGCCTGCCCATCCTCAATCTCGGGCTGGCAGCCTACCGCGAGTGGGTCGGCATCGTCGTCTATCCCGACGAATTCGTCGTGCCGCGCCGCATCGAGGACGAATCCGGCGTCGTCCACGAATACGATGACGTGCTCTCCGGCGAAGCCTGGGACGGCGGCCCGCTGATCATTTCGTGGCATGACGTGCAAATGGCCGGCGACGGCTACAACGTCGTGATCCACGAATTCGCCCACAAGCTGGACATGCTCAACGGCGAGCCGGACGGCATGCCGGCCCTGCACTCCGGCATCACGGAAACGGAATGGCAAGCCAAGTTTGCCGACGCCTATGACAACTTCTGCCAGCGCGTGGACAGCGGCGAAGATACGCCTATCGATCCCTATGCCAGCACCGACCTGGCGGAATTTTTCGCCGTGCTGAGCGAAAGCTTCTTCGACGTCCCCGATGTCGTCGCCGAAGAATACCCGGCCATCTACGGCCTGCTCTGCCGCTACTACCGTCAGGACCCGCTGACCCGCCAGCTGAACAGCCGACCAGATCATTAA
- a CDS encoding ComEC/Rec2 family competence protein — MLQRYPDGLAADILLMPHHGSKTSSTPVFLQAVGAAETVIPVGYRNRFGHPKSEVLARYEAMGANIWRTDRDGAVRIRLGEGAVALSGWRTEHRRYWHGR; from the coding sequence TTGCTCCAGCGCTATCCGGATGGGTTGGCGGCCGATATCCTGCTCATGCCGCACCATGGTTCAAAGACCTCATCGACGCCGGTTTTCCTGCAGGCGGTCGGCGCAGCCGAAACGGTTATTCCGGTCGGCTATCGCAACCGTTTCGGTCATCCAAAGAGCGAAGTGCTGGCGCGCTATGAGGCAATGGGTGCAAACATCTGGCGAACCGACCGCGATGGCGCCGTGCGCATCCGGCTGGGTGAGGGCGCTGTTGCCTTGTCAGGATGGCGAACTGAACATCGCCGGTATTGGCATGGCCGGTGA
- a CDS encoding LiaI-LiaF-like domain-containing protein, giving the protein MKGNFAAIALIAIGAIALAVNLDLFELDLVGLIKKWWPLVLIALGIGLFFTPDEGGKHS; this is encoded by the coding sequence ATGAAAGGCAACTTTGCAGCCATCGCCTTGATCGCCATCGGCGCCATCGCCCTAGCCGTCAATCTCGACTTGTTTGAGCTGGATCTGGTCGGGCTGATCAAGAAATGGTGGCCGCTGGTGCTGATTGCGCTGGGCATCGGCTTGTTCTTTACGCCGGATGAGGGCGGGAAGCACAGCTGA
- a CDS encoding alpha/beta fold hydrolase, with the protein MKHVVVHGLKLEYRDYPATAEGRPTLLLLHEGLGCVSMWRHFPEKLAAATGCRLIVWSRAGYGGSEAYPEPRTPRYMHREGEEILPALLAALEIERPLLIGHSDGGSIALIFAGAFPDVPLGVAVMAPHEFVEEVTLAGIREARTAWQTTDLPKKLARYHHAQTERVFSDWNDTWLSPAFRDWNIEAYLPKIRCPVLAIQGEDDEYATMRQIDVIAEQLPATQLLKLPECGHSPHRDQEGPVLAALVAFAAKF; encoded by the coding sequence ATGAAGCACGTCGTTGTTCACGGGCTGAAGCTCGAATATCGCGATTACCCGGCCACCGCTGAAGGGCGGCCGACTTTGTTGCTTCTGCACGAAGGCCTGGGTTGCGTCAGCATGTGGCGGCATTTTCCGGAAAAGCTGGCGGCGGCGACTGGTTGCCGATTGATCGTCTGGTCGCGCGCCGGCTACGGCGGTTCAGAGGCCTACCCGGAGCCGCGTACGCCGCGCTACATGCACCGCGAGGGCGAGGAAATATTGCCGGCCCTGCTCGCCGCGCTGGAGATCGAACGACCGCTGCTCATCGGCCACAGCGACGGCGGCAGCATCGCGCTGATCTTCGCCGGTGCCTTCCCGGATGTGCCGCTCGGTGTTGCTGTCATGGCCCCGCACGAGTTTGTCGAGGAGGTCACGCTGGCTGGCATTCGCGAGGCCAGGACGGCCTGGCAAACGACCGATTTGCCGAAAAAACTGGCGCGTTACCATCATGCGCAGACCGAGCGGGTGTTCAGCGACTGGAACGACACCTGGTTGTCGCCGGCATTCCGCGACTGGAATATCGAGGCCTACCTGCCGAAAATCCGCTGCCCGGTGCTCGCCATCCAGGGCGAGGATGACGAATACGCCACGATGCGCCAGATCGACGTGATTGCCGAACAGCTACCCGCCACGCAATTGCTCAAACTGCCCGAGTGCGGCCACTCGCCGCATCGTGATCAGGAGGGTCCGGTATTGGCCGCCCTAGTTGCCTTCGCAGCCAAGTTCTGA
- a CDS encoding alpha/beta fold hydrolase has translation MQFKQQIVQCLGPSGLHRMAYTEWGARDNPRVLICVHGLTRNGRDFDALAEAMSGHYRVICPDVVGRGQSGHLRDPAAYVIPQYVADMVTLIARLNVESVHWVGTSMGGLIGMGLAAQEGSPVRKMVLNDVGPVITAESLQRIGTYVGANPDWATFDEALAFVKFVSEPFGALTEAQWYHLTETGIVQGADGRWRFRYDPLIAEPFRAAFADKDVDLWPLYEQIKCPTLVIRGAQSDLLTRDTWQKMASCGPQAKLAEIEGVGHAPMFQSEDQIAVVRDFLLSA, from the coding sequence ATGCAATTCAAGCAACAGATCGTGCAATGCCTTGGCCCGTCAGGCCTGCACCGGATGGCTTACACCGAGTGGGGCGCCCGCGACAATCCGCGCGTGCTGATCTGCGTGCATGGCCTGACCCGCAACGGGCGCGATTTCGACGCGCTGGCCGAAGCCATGTCCGGGCACTATCGCGTCATTTGCCCGGATGTCGTCGGCCGCGGCCAGAGCGGCCATTTGCGTGACCCGGCGGCTTACGTCATCCCGCAATACGTCGCCGACATGGTGACGCTGATCGCCCGCCTGAACGTCGAGAGCGTGCATTGGGTCGGCACCTCGATGGGCGGGCTGATCGGCATGGGGCTGGCGGCACAGGAAGGCTCGCCGGTCCGCAAGATGGTGCTCAACGATGTCGGGCCGGTGATCACCGCCGAATCGCTGCAACGCATTGGCACTTATGTCGGCGCCAACCCGGACTGGGCAACTTTCGACGAGGCACTGGCTTTCGTCAAATTCGTCAGCGAGCCCTTCGGTGCGCTGACCGAGGCGCAGTGGTACCACCTGACCGAGACCGGCATTGTCCAGGGCGCCGATGGCCGCTGGCGCTTTCGTTACGATCCGCTGATCGCCGAGCCGTTCCGGGCCGCCTTTGCCGACAAGGATGTCGACCTCTGGCCGCTCTACGAGCAGATCAAATGCCCGACGCTGGTCATTCGCGGCGCTCAGTCCGACCTGCTGACCCGCGACACCTGGCAAAAGATGGCCTCCTGCGGTCCACAGGCAAAACTGGCCGAAATTGAAGGCGTCGGCCATGCGCCGATGTTCCAGTCGGAGGACCAGATTGCCGTTGTTCGCGATTTCCTGTTGAGCGCATGA
- the ppk1 gene encoding polyphosphate kinase 1, with the protein MPHPLPKPRFPTENYLNRELGLLAFNRRVLAQAEDERMPLLERLRFLCIVSSNLDEFFEIRMAGLKEQVKAHATVVTTDGKTAQEAYRLVSAEAHAIVTEQYQHLNDIILPALANEGIRFLRRSTWNEAQREWIRNYFIREMVPVLTPIGLDPSHPFPKVLNKSLNFAIELEGKDAFGRSSNAAIVQAPRVLPRVIRLPEELAGCEYGFVFLSSILHEFVGELFTGMTVLGCYQFRATRNSDLFVDEEEVTNLRTKLQGELPQRHFGNAVRLEVANNCSEAMAEFLLAQFALKPADLFRVNGPVNLVRLMQVPDWVDRPDMKFRPFVPGLPKVVGKGVNIFDTIRKTDVLLHHPYQSFAPVIEFLNQAATDPQVVAIKMTVYRTGTDSVLMESLIRAAQNGKEVTVVVELMARFDEEANISWATKLEDVGAHVVYGVVGYKTHAKALLIVRREDGGLKRYAHLGTGNYHPRTARLYSDFGLMTANEEITNDVSEVFKQLTGLGKARTLKHLWQAPFTLQQNVVAGIRAETETAKAGGKARIVAKMNSLLEPEVIDALYQASQAGVEIDLIIRGVCALRPGVPGLSEKIRVRSIIGRFLEHHRIFYFLAGGKETVYLSSADWMDRNFFKRIELAFPILDPKLKKRVITEGLKFYLADNQQGWDMNSQGIYHRRRSTRSKPHNAQGELMVTLGTS; encoded by the coding sequence ATGCCCCATCCGCTGCCAAAGCCGCGCTTCCCGACCGAAAATTACCTCAACCGCGAACTCGGCTTGCTCGCCTTCAATCGGCGCGTTCTGGCCCAGGCTGAGGACGAGCGCATGCCGCTGCTCGAACGCCTGCGCTTCCTGTGCATCGTCTCCAGCAACCTCGACGAATTCTTCGAAATCCGCATGGCCGGGCTCAAGGAGCAGGTCAAGGCACACGCCACCGTGGTCACCACCGACGGCAAGACGGCCCAGGAGGCCTACCGGCTGGTCTCGGCCGAGGCGCACGCCATCGTCACCGAACAATACCAGCACCTCAACGACATCATCCTGCCGGCGCTGGCCAACGAGGGCATCCGCTTCCTGCGCCGGTCGACGTGGAACGAGGCGCAGCGCGAGTGGATCCGCAATTATTTCATCCGCGAAATGGTGCCGGTGCTGACACCGATCGGGCTCGACCCATCGCACCCCTTCCCGAAAGTGCTGAACAAGAGTTTGAACTTTGCCATCGAACTCGAAGGCAAGGACGCCTTCGGGCGCAGTTCCAACGCCGCCATCGTCCAGGCGCCGCGCGTCCTGCCGCGCGTCATCCGCTTGCCCGAGGAACTGGCCGGCTGCGAGTACGGATTCGTTTTCCTGTCGTCCATCCTCCATGAATTCGTCGGCGAACTATTCACCGGCATGACCGTGCTCGGCTGCTACCAGTTCCGCGCCACGCGCAATTCCGACCTCTTCGTCGATGAAGAAGAAGTCACCAACCTGCGCACCAAGCTGCAGGGCGAATTGCCACAACGCCATTTCGGCAACGCCGTGCGGCTTGAAGTCGCCAACAACTGCTCGGAGGCGATGGCCGAATTCCTGCTCGCCCAGTTTGCCCTCAAGCCGGCCGATCTTTTCCGCGTCAATGGGCCGGTCAATCTCGTCCGCCTCATGCAGGTGCCGGACTGGGTCGATCGCCCGGACATGAAATTCCGCCCCTTCGTGCCCGGCCTGCCCAAGGTCGTCGGCAAAGGCGTCAATATTTTCGACACCATCCGCAAGACCGACGTCCTGCTCCATCACCCCTACCAGTCCTTCGCGCCGGTCATCGAGTTTCTCAACCAGGCGGCAACCGACCCGCAGGTGGTCGCCATCAAGATGACGGTCTACCGCACCGGCACCGACTCGGTACTCATGGAATCGCTGATCCGCGCCGCCCAGAACGGCAAGGAAGTCACCGTCGTCGTCGAACTGATGGCCCGTTTTGACGAGGAAGCCAACATCAGCTGGGCGACCAAGCTCGAAGACGTCGGCGCCCACGTCGTTTATGGCGTCGTCGGCTACAAGACCCACGCCAAGGCGCTGCTCATCGTGCGCCGCGAAGACGGCGGCCTCAAGCGCTACGCCCACCTCGGCACCGGCAACTACCACCCGCGCACCGCCCGCCTCTATTCCGACTTCGGCCTGATGACGGCCAACGAAGAAATCACCAACGACGTCAGCGAAGTGTTCAAGCAACTGACCGGACTGGGCAAGGCGCGCACGCTCAAACACCTGTGGCAGGCACCGTTCACGCTGCAACAGAATGTCGTCGCCGGCATCCGCGCCGAAACCGAAACGGCCAAGGCCGGTGGCAAGGCGCGCATCGTCGCCAAGATGAATTCGCTGCTCGAACCGGAAGTCATCGACGCGCTCTACCAGGCGTCACAGGCCGGTGTCGAGATCGACCTCATCATCCGTGGCGTCTGCGCACTGCGTCCTGGCGTTCCTGGGCTTTCCGAGAAGATTCGGGTGCGTTCGATCATCGGCCGTTTCCTCGAGCACCACCGGATTTTCTACTTCCTCGCCGGTGGCAAGGAAACCGTCTATCTCTCCAGCGCCGACTGGATGGACCGCAATTTCTTCAAGCGCATCGAACTCGCCTTCCCCATCCTCGACCCCAAACTCAAAAAGCGCGTCATCACCGAAGGCCTCAAGTTCTACTTGGCCGACAACCAGCAAGGCTGGGACATGAACAGCCAGGGCATCTACCACCGCCGCCGCTCGACACGCAGCAAGCCGCACAACGCCCAGGGCGAATTGATGGTGACGCTGGGTACCAGTTGA
- a CDS encoding DMT family transporter: protein MKKPFANPYLLLILTVLFWSGNMVIGRGARGDIPPLGFAFWRWTIAFALILPLALPHLKAQWPLLKKGWRPLLVLGLLGVGGYNTFAYIALQDTSATNAALLNSFVPIATIAISWAFLGKHLRRIEGIGVVISLCGALTIVSRGDLAVLAHLNLNIGDVWMLVAVLDWAIYTVALAWRPAGVHPMLMLGATTAIGLCALGPAYAWELAQGRHINIHLGSLTALAYVGIFPSFLGYIFYNKGVAEVGANKASLFIHLMPVFGTLLSFLFLGEIPFWYHYFGIALIFSGIWLTMKK from the coding sequence ATGAAAAAACCGTTCGCCAACCCTTACCTGCTGTTGATCCTGACCGTTCTGTTCTGGTCAGGGAACATGGTCATCGGCCGCGGCGCCCGCGGCGATATACCTCCACTGGGCTTTGCCTTCTGGCGGTGGACCATCGCCTTCGCGCTGATCCTGCCGCTGGCCCTGCCGCACCTCAAAGCCCAATGGCCGCTACTGAAAAAAGGCTGGCGCCCCTTGCTCGTGCTCGGCCTGCTCGGCGTCGGCGGCTACAACACCTTCGCCTACATCGCCCTGCAGGACACCAGTGCAACCAATGCGGCGCTGCTCAACTCCTTCGTGCCGATCGCCACCATCGCCATCTCCTGGGCCTTTCTCGGCAAACACCTGCGGCGGATCGAAGGCATCGGCGTCGTCATTTCGCTGTGCGGCGCGCTGACTATCGTGTCGCGCGGCGACCTGGCCGTACTCGCCCATCTCAACCTCAACATCGGCGACGTCTGGATGCTCGTTGCCGTTCTCGACTGGGCTATCTACACCGTCGCCCTGGCCTGGCGCCCGGCCGGCGTGCACCCGATGCTCATGCTCGGCGCAACCACCGCCATCGGCCTCTGCGCGCTCGGCCCGGCCTACGCCTGGGAACTGGCGCAAGGCCGGCACATCAATATTCACCTCGGCTCGCTGACCGCGCTGGCCTACGTCGGCATCTTCCCGAGCTTCCTCGGCTACATTTTTTACAACAAAGGCGTCGCCGAAGTCGGCGCCAACAAGGCCAGCCTGTTCATTCACCTCATGCCGGTTTTCGGGACGCTGCTCTCCTTCCTGTTCCTCGGCGAGATTCCGTTCTGGTACCACTATTTCGGCATCGCCCTGATCTTCTCGGGCATCTGGCTGACGATGAAAAAATGA
- a CDS encoding PAS domain-containing hybrid sensor histidine kinase/response regulator, with protein sequence MSFETQSESFRATLHSAILNEAPDGILVVTQENTVASVNERFFSVWNIPCPASPLDALIGTSDTPILEQVLACVRDSEPFLARIRTLYADPSLKDDCNIPLKDGRTLQRHSAALRGDDGRYMGRVWFFRDISDIVRSQQAREDSERRYATAFETTPDAIAITSLQDGIYIDVNQAFLDMSGYTRQELIGHSSLALSIWANPQDRENFSQKLREKKSRLNFEARFRKKCGELFWGMFSVSPMSFNGQPCLLSITRDVTQAKAAQDELASHRDRLEQLVAERTVELSRAKEAAETASIAKSAFLANMSHEIRTPLNAVTGMAHLIRRGGLTPTQVGQLDKLENAGQHLLSIINAILELSKIEAGKLILAETPVHIGQILDNVLAMLQTAAQAKHLNLASETENLPPNLLGDPTALHQALLNYAANAVKFTDVGKVKLRVGLLADEEDSVVLRFEVEDSGIGIPAEAMPRLFSAFEQADNTLTRKYGGTGLGLAITRKLAEHMGGTAGASSTPGQGSTFWFTARLKKGSQALPNIPDVTPSDPETRLARDYSGRRILLVEDEPINREIAEQILAEAGLSIETAEDGEQAVDLVRRNNYDLILMDVQMPTLDGLAATRLIRSLPKGRQVPVIAMTANAYAEDRALCLAAGMNDFISKPASPELLFATVLNWLEKADPELRAGSELGCEGN encoded by the coding sequence ATGTCATTCGAAACGCAAAGCGAATCGTTCCGCGCCACCTTGCACAGCGCCATCCTCAATGAGGCGCCGGATGGCATTCTGGTCGTTACCCAGGAAAACACGGTTGCCTCGGTCAACGAGCGCTTTTTCTCGGTGTGGAACATTCCCTGCCCGGCCTCGCCGCTGGACGCACTGATCGGCACCTCGGACACCCCCATTCTCGAACAGGTGCTGGCCTGTGTCCGCGACAGCGAACCCTTCCTGGCGCGTATCCGTACCCTTTACGCCGACCCAAGCCTGAAAGACGACTGCAACATCCCGCTCAAGGACGGACGCACCCTCCAGCGTCATTCGGCCGCGCTGCGTGGCGATGACGGACGCTACATGGGCCGGGTGTGGTTCTTCCGCGACATCAGCGACATTGTCCGCTCGCAGCAGGCCAGGGAGGACAGCGAAAGGCGCTACGCCACCGCCTTTGAAACGACGCCCGACGCCATTGCCATTACCAGCCTGCAGGACGGCATTTACATCGACGTCAACCAGGCTTTCCTCGACATGAGCGGCTATACGCGCCAGGAGTTGATTGGCCATAGTTCGCTGGCACTATCGATCTGGGCCAACCCGCAGGACCGCGAGAATTTCAGCCAGAAACTGCGTGAGAAAAAGTCACGCTTGAACTTCGAAGCCCGCTTTCGCAAAAAGTGCGGCGAATTATTCTGGGGCATGTTCTCGGTCTCGCCGATGAGCTTCAACGGCCAGCCTTGCCTGCTTTCCATCACGCGCGACGTGACCCAGGCCAAGGCGGCCCAGGATGAACTGGCCAGCCATCGCGACCGCCTCGAACAGCTCGTTGCCGAGCGCACGGTCGAACTCTCGCGGGCCAAGGAAGCAGCCGAAACGGCCAGCATTGCGAAAAGCGCCTTTCTGGCCAATATGAGCCATGAGATACGGACACCGCTCAATGCCGTCACTGGCATGGCCCACCTGATCCGACGTGGCGGGCTGACCCCGACGCAGGTCGGACAGCTCGACAAACTGGAAAATGCCGGCCAACACCTGCTCAGCATAATCAACGCCATTCTCGAGTTGTCGAAGATCGAGGCCGGAAAACTGATTCTCGCCGAAACGCCCGTCCACATCGGGCAGATTCTCGATAACGTCCTGGCCATGCTGCAAACTGCCGCCCAGGCCAAGCACCTTAATCTGGCCAGCGAAACCGAAAATCTGCCGCCCAATCTGCTGGGCGACCCGACTGCGCTGCACCAGGCCCTTCTCAACTACGCCGCCAATGCCGTCAAATTTACCGATGTCGGCAAGGTCAAGCTGCGTGTCGGCCTGCTGGCCGACGAAGAGGATAGTGTGGTGCTGCGCTTTGAAGTGGAGGACAGCGGCATCGGCATCCCGGCCGAAGCGATGCCCAGATTGTTTTCGGCCTTCGAACAAGCCGACAACACATTGACCCGAAAATACGGCGGAACCGGCCTCGGGCTGGCCATTACCCGCAAGCTGGCCGAGCACATGGGGGGGACGGCCGGGGCCAGCAGCACACCGGGTCAAGGCAGTACTTTCTGGTTTACCGCCCGCCTGAAAAAAGGGAGCCAGGCTCTCCCGAATATCCCGGACGTTACCCCCAGCGATCCCGAAACCCGTTTGGCCCGGGACTATTCGGGACGTCGCATCCTGCTCGTCGAGGATGAACCGATCAACCGCGAGATTGCCGAGCAGATTCTGGCCGAGGCCGGACTATCCATCGAAACAGCCGAGGACGGCGAACAAGCAGTCGACCTGGTCCGCCGCAACAATTACGACCTGATCCTCATGGACGTCCAGATGCCAACCCTCGACGGGCTGGCGGCAACCCGGCTGATTCGGTCCCTGCCCAAGGGCCGGCAGGTGCCGGTCATCGCCATGACAGCCAACGCCTATGCCGAGGATCGCGCCCTTTGCCTGGCCGCCGGCATGAACGACTTCATTTCCAAACCGGCCAGCCCCGAACTGCTCTTTGCCACAGTACTCAACTGGCTGGAAAAGGCCGACCCAGAACTTCGGGCCGGTTCAGAACTTGGCTGCGAAGGCAACTAG
- a CDS encoding RelA/SpoT family protein encodes MVSVVHSVASQSDFEQFLVTLAEGLAPADAERLKSAVEYAWTTYGERQLGSGERIWSHALGMAVIITGLKLDVESRIAALLFAIPAQDEHGIASIETRFGKPAAHLVQGISRLNKLRPIAKGFVATNIEAGEVNPVEMKAQIEVLRKMLLAMVEDIRVVLLRLASRTQTLRFYASHPDDLRVQVARETLELYSPLANRLGVWELKWELEDLSFRFIHPDTYKKLAKLLDEKRSEREQFIVDAVAKVREELEAAGVQNAEIYGRPKHIYSIWNKMRKKGVEFSEVYDVRALRIIVDDLKECYTALGIVHNLWLPIPKEFDDYISNPKGNYYRSLHTAVRCPDGRSLEIQIRTWDMHKHAELGVAAHWRYKEGTKRNAEDDYDEKIAWLRQLLTWKDEVADSSDWVKHYKQAALDETIYVITPQGKVVDLPAGSTPVDFAYRVHTDLGHRCRGAKVAGHLIPLNTALETGQEVEIVTAKVGGPSRDWLNPLLGYIHTKSARVKVRAWFSNLALEETLGEGRGLIAKELQRAGQTGANLEELSHKLGFAKADDLYIAAARGDLNQRQFQAVAKGGDLLAETQLPDEVLTKPSKPVQGNQGILIVGVDKLLTQLARCCKPAPPDEIQGFITRGKGISIHRMDCPNFSNLAALHPERVIETDWGLTTTGVFAADIIVDAHDRQGLLRDISEIFTRERLNVIGVNTQSKQGKAHMSFTVEITNLQQMQKTLTLIHEVEGVVGVRRA; translated from the coding sequence ATGGTTTCCGTCGTCCATTCTGTCGCCTCGCAAAGCGACTTCGAACAGTTCCTGGTCACGTTGGCAGAGGGTTTGGCCCCTGCCGATGCGGAACGTCTAAAATCTGCCGTCGAGTACGCCTGGACCACCTATGGCGAACGCCAGCTGGGCAGCGGCGAGCGTATCTGGTCCCACGCGCTGGGTATGGCGGTGATCATCACCGGCCTCAAGCTTGACGTCGAATCACGCATTGCCGCGCTGCTCTTCGCCATTCCGGCCCAGGACGAGCACGGCATCGCCAGCATCGAAACGCGTTTCGGCAAGCCGGCGGCGCATCTCGTCCAGGGCATTTCGCGCCTCAACAAGCTGCGGCCGATTGCCAAGGGCTTTGTCGCCACCAACATCGAGGCTGGCGAGGTCAATCCGGTCGAGATGAAGGCGCAGATCGAAGTGCTGCGCAAGATGCTGCTGGCCATGGTCGAGGATATTCGCGTCGTGCTGCTGCGCCTGGCCAGCCGGACGCAGACCCTGCGCTTTTACGCCTCGCATCCGGACGACCTGCGCGTTCAGGTGGCGCGCGAGACGCTGGAACTCTATTCGCCGCTGGCCAACCGGCTCGGCGTCTGGGAATTGAAATGGGAGCTGGAAGATTTGTCCTTCCGCTTCATTCACCCGGATACCTACAAGAAGCTGGCCAAACTGCTCGACGAAAAACGCAGCGAACGCGAGCAGTTCATCGTCGATGCCGTGGCCAAAGTGCGCGAGGAACTCGAAGCGGCTGGTGTACAAAATGCCGAGATCTACGGCCGGCCGAAGCATATCTACAGCATCTGGAACAAGATGCGCAAAAAGGGCGTCGAGTTCTCCGAGGTTTATGACGTGCGCGCCCTGCGCATCATCGTCGACGACCTCAAGGAGTGCTACACCGCGCTCGGCATCGTGCACAATTTGTGGCTGCCGATTCCCAAGGAATTCGACGACTACATCTCGAATCCCAAGGGCAATTACTACCGCTCGCTGCATACCGCCGTGCGCTGCCCGGACGGGCGCAGCCTGGAAATCCAGATCCGCACCTGGGACATGCACAAGCACGCCGAGCTCGGCGTCGCCGCCCACTGGCGCTACAAGGAAGGCACCAAGCGCAATGCCGAGGACGACTACGACGAGAAGATCGCCTGGCTACGTCAGCTGCTGACCTGGAAGGACGAAGTCGCCGATAGCTCGGACTGGGTCAAGCACTACAAGCAGGCGGCGCTCGACGAGACGATCTACGTCATCACGCCGCAGGGCAAGGTTGTCGACCTGCCGGCCGGCTCGACGCCAGTCGATTTCGCCTACCGCGTGCATACCGATCTCGGCCACCGTTGCCGGGGCGCCAAGGTCGCCGGCCATCTGATCCCGCTCAACACGGCGCTCGAAACCGGGCAGGAAGTCGAGATCGTCACCGCCAAGGTCGGCGGCCCGTCGCGCGACTGGCTCAACCCGCTGCTCGGCTACATCCACACCAAGAGCGCCCGGGTCAAGGTGCGCGCGTGGTTCTCCAATCTGGCACTCGAAGAAACACTGGGCGAAGGCCGTGGCCTGATCGCCAAGGAGTTGCAGCGGGCCGGCCAGACCGGGGCGAATCTCGAAGAACTGTCCCACAAGCTGGGCTTTGCCAAGGCTGACGACCTGTACATCGCTGCCGCCCGGGGTGACCTCAACCAGCGGCAATTCCAGGCCGTCGCCAAGGGCGGTGATCTGCTGGCCGAAACCCAGCTGCCGGACGAGGTGCTGACCAAACCGAGCAAGCCGGTCCAGGGCAACCAGGGCATCCTGATCGTTGGCGTTGACAAGCTGCTGACGCAACTCGCCCGTTGCTGCAAGCCGGCCCCGCCCGACGAAATCCAGGGCTTCATCACGCGCGGCAAGGGCATTTCGATCCACCGCATGGACTGCCCCAATTTTTCCAATCTCGCCGCCCTGCATCCGGAACGGGTCATTGAAACCGACTGGGGTCTGACGACGACCGGCGTCTTTGCCGCCGACATCATTGTCGACGCCCACGACCGCCAGGGCCTGCTGCGCGACATTTCAGAAATATTCACGCGTGAGCGGCTCAATGTCATCGGCGTCAACACCCAATCCAAGCAGGGTAAGGCGCACATGAGCTTCACCGTCGAGATCACCAATCTGCAACAAATGCAGAAGACGCTGACGCTGATCCACGAAGTCGAAGGCGTCGTCGGCGTGCGCCGCGCCTGA